One genomic window of Acidobacteriota bacterium includes the following:
- a CDS encoding protein kinase: MPALDQDQWLALSPYLDEALAMTEEQRFSWLSALRVQNASLAAQLEIVFRDYRALSGEGFLEKGSVGLPAKTGLAGQSIGVYTLVTQIGQGGMGSVWLAKRNDGRFERQVAVKFLNLALVGKDGEERFRREGNILARLAHPHIAELIDAGVTRAGQPYIILEHIEGDRIDHYCDHHALGVEARIRLFIDVLSAVSHAHANLIVHRDLKPLNVLVSNDGQAKLLDFGIAKLLEVEGQPAGTELTVDGVRAMTPACAAPEQLRGEPITTATDVYALGVLLYVLLTGHHPAGNGPHTAADLVKAIVDTEPVRPSESVTCIDESAEVPVQNASRRRTNPHKLSRLLRGDLDTIITKAIKKEPSERYSSATAMADDLRRYLRNEPISARPDAIVYRTRKFVRRHRTAVLLTTLAIAASIAGVAGTLMESRKARAQRDFALRQLARSESINDLDNFLLADAAPSGKRFTVNELLGRAKHIVERQSSMGAANRAELLTSIGHKYVGQDEDGKAGSILEQAYQVSRGLKDPSARASAACALASALAHSDLPRAEALIQEGLRELPENDPQFALDRIDCLLDASGVSREAGATQEAIARSQEARNLLSVSPLRSEISDLRVQMSLAESYRVAGQFRDSISAFQNASALMTALGRDDTETAGTMFNNWALALQLAGRPLEAAKLFRRAIDISSADQLQEGVSPMLLLNYARALRELGRREEAADYAERAYAKGKQSGNQVVVNQSLLMRARIYRDQGKLARAEAMLSEVEPRLRKALPPGHLAFAALATEHSLLARARGDLPAARQFVDQAQAISEASIKAGRGGEDYLGLLLVPRSDIERESGQTDDAAADADRALHILQKSVETGTFSSVLGHAYYSRGLALRAQGKPGEARAAFRSALENLQSTLGPDHPDTHNARQMADL, from the coding sequence ATGCCCGCACTCGATCAAGATCAATGGCTGGCGCTGAGTCCTTATCTGGACGAAGCGCTGGCCATGACAGAGGAACAACGTTTCAGTTGGCTCTCGGCGTTACGCGTCCAGAATGCCAGCCTGGCGGCCCAGCTTGAGATCGTCTTCCGGGACTATCGCGCACTCTCGGGGGAAGGTTTCCTGGAGAAGGGCTCCGTTGGATTGCCGGCGAAGACGGGCTTGGCCGGGCAGTCGATTGGCGTGTACACGTTGGTGACACAAATCGGCCAGGGTGGCATGGGCAGCGTCTGGCTCGCGAAAAGGAACGACGGAAGGTTCGAGCGACAGGTGGCGGTGAAGTTCCTGAACCTCGCTCTGGTCGGCAAGGACGGCGAGGAGCGATTCAGACGGGAGGGGAACATCCTGGCTCGCCTGGCACATCCGCACATCGCGGAATTGATCGATGCCGGTGTGACCCGCGCAGGGCAGCCTTATATCATTCTCGAACACATCGAAGGGGATCGCATCGATCACTACTGCGATCACCACGCGCTCGGAGTGGAAGCGCGGATTCGTCTGTTTATTGATGTCCTCAGCGCGGTTTCCCACGCGCATGCCAACCTGATTGTGCATCGCGATCTCAAGCCCCTGAATGTGCTGGTTAGCAACGATGGGCAAGCGAAGCTACTCGATTTTGGCATTGCGAAGTTACTGGAGGTCGAGGGACAACCGGCCGGGACCGAGCTTACGGTCGACGGCGTGCGAGCGATGACGCCTGCTTGCGCCGCGCCTGAACAGCTGCGCGGCGAGCCCATCACAACCGCTACCGACGTCTACGCGTTGGGCGTTTTACTCTATGTGTTGCTGACGGGCCATCATCCTGCGGGGAACGGACCACACACAGCGGCAGATCTGGTCAAGGCGATCGTGGATACCGAACCGGTCCGGCCTTCGGAGTCCGTGACCTGCATAGACGAAAGTGCTGAGGTCCCGGTTCAGAATGCCTCACGCCGGCGCACGAATCCTCACAAGCTCAGCCGCTTGCTGCGAGGCGATCTCGACACAATCATCACGAAGGCGATCAAGAAGGAACCCTCCGAGCGATATTCGTCGGCGACGGCGATGGCGGACGACCTTCGGCGTTACCTGAGAAATGAACCGATCAGCGCGCGCCCCGACGCGATTGTGTATCGCACCCGCAAATTTGTGCGACGCCATCGAACGGCAGTGCTGCTGACAACGTTGGCGATCGCAGCCTCTATCGCGGGTGTAGCGGGAACACTCATGGAGTCGCGCAAGGCGCGCGCGCAACGCGACTTCGCGCTCCGTCAACTTGCGCGCTCAGAATCCATCAACGACCTGGATAACTTCCTGCTTGCGGATGCGGCGCCTTCCGGCAAGAGATTTACCGTGAATGAACTGCTGGGGCGCGCGAAGCACATCGTGGAACGGCAGTCCAGCATGGGCGCAGCCAATCGGGCGGAGTTGCTCACTTCCATCGGTCACAAGTATGTGGGGCAGGACGAGGACGGCAAAGCCGGCAGCATCCTTGAACAGGCGTACCAGGTTTCACGTGGACTCAAGGATCCATCGGCTCGAGCGTCGGCTGCATGTGCTTTGGCGTCGGCACTGGCGCATAGCGACTTGCCCCGCGCGGAAGCGCTGATCCAGGAAGGGCTACGCGAGCTTCCAGAGAACGATCCTCAGTTCGCGCTCGACCGCATCGATTGCCTGCTCGATGCAAGCGGGGTCTCACGCGAAGCCGGCGCTACCCAGGAAGCCATCGCGCGCAGTCAGGAGGCGCGGAACCTGCTTTCTGTATCGCCCCTGCGATCGGAGATCTCGGATTTGCGTGTCCAGATGAGCTTGGCAGAATCGTATCGCGTGGCCGGTCAGTTTCGCGATTCGATTTCCGCTTTCCAGAATGCTTCCGCACTCATGACGGCCCTCGGACGCGATGACACCGAGACTGCCGGCACAATGTTCAATAACTGGGCCCTCGCACTGCAACTCGCGGGCCGGCCGCTTGAAGCCGCAAAACTCTTTCGCCGCGCCATCGATATCAGTAGCGCCGACCAGTTGCAAGAAGGCGTTTCACCCATGCTGCTGCTCAACTACGCTCGCGCACTGCGGGAACTGGGACGCCGCGAGGAGGCAGCGGACTACGCGGAGCGCGCCTATGCGAAGGGAAAGCAATCGGGCAACCAGGTGGTGGTCAATCAGTCGCTCCTGATGCGAGCTCGAATCTATCGCGACCAGGGCAAGCTGGCACGCGCGGAAGCCATGTTGTCGGAAGTGGAACCGAGACTGCGGAAAGCGCTTCCTCCCGGCCATCTTGCGTTTGCGGCGCTCGCTACAGAGCATTCGCTCCTGGCGCGCGCACGCGGGGATTTGCCGGCTGCTCGGCAGTTCGTCGATCAGGCGCAGGCAATTTCCGAAGCGTCCATCAAGGCTGGGCGTGGAGGAGAAGACTACCTGGGGTTGCTGCTGGTCCCCCGGTCGGATATCGAACGCGAATCAGGTCAAACCGACGACGCAGCCGCGGACGCAGACAGAGCGTTGCACATTCTGCAAAAATCCGTGGAGACCGGAACGTTCTCGAGCGTTCTCGGCCATGCTTACTACTCGCGGGGACTCGCTCTGCGCGCGCAGGGAAAACCCGGCGAAGCTCGCGCCGCCTTTCGTTCCGCGCTGGAAAACCTGCAAAGCACATTGGGTCCGGATCATCCCGACACCCACAACGCCCGGCAGATGGCCGATCTTTAA
- a CDS encoding TonB-dependent receptor — protein sequence MKGLRPSRFLISVIIFSLCLALSVPAWAQKDAGSIVGTVKDGSGAVVVAAEVEVTDIERGQTFKTTTGESGEYVASPLHVGRYKVTVAKSGFKKAVSETVELNIQGRVAVNVTLQLGLLTEEVIVTGAAPLLETETSELGQVVDQKRVSNLPLNGRNFAQLALLSTGTAPSEPGARDEGGYGFSANGARSLQNNFLLDGVDNNSNLPDLLNETNFVIQPPVEALQEFKVQTNAYSAEFGRGNGAIVNAVIKSGTNQIHGSAWQFLRNNKLDGRNYFDDPTKSAPQYQQNQFGVTFGGPIYLGHLYDGRSRSFFFVDYEGLRVRQAQTQTAFVPPAGWRTGDFSDLIDYTSVTGTDCNGRPTYAGEIFDARLAQVGIEGQADCGVPFQYDESGTALNIIPATPVVAGGGSLDPLALRLAALYPAAGPIQSSGNNYLANPVRAETRNNFDARVDQKFSDKDNAFFRFSFEHQPSSIPGTFGGLADGGGFFSGNEDFSYRSIATSWTHVFKPELINEFRLGYNRVNAQRLQLNADVNVSADPSIDFPGVPFSAGIGGLPQLGFSDVATLGSPTFLPSKELQNSYTLSENMTWLRGRHTWKYGTEIRREEFTIFQPAAARGFLGFDNTLTDNPAAIGNGGSGFASFMAGLTNGGGINNLHNVDYFRNTYAFYAQDDWKVTPNLVLNIGLRYELFGTVSERFDDTGNFDLSNPTDPTIILPKGKDAQLTPFISGFVKVSPTGSRGLINSDLNNFAPRFGLAWQFAPKTVLRAGFGVFYGGQENGPYSNPSPGFNPPFFVNQSFVAPCSAPSANETLDCRVAGIPSLASGFPSSALTDPNTPVFFSVDKNLRTPYMQQWHLGFEKELPGNSVLAVTYGGSKGTKLYTFFNGNQASPTTDSNAPTAPRRLVKSTGCTLDTPDNCSPVFDTGIDWFRSTGSSNYNSLQARFEKRFSKGLQFEASYTWAHSIDIASNANLGPTQNNSDFRDYRNASAERGNSDFDVRHRFVLNSIYELPFGHGRRFLGQASGIANQVAGGWQVANILSISTGNWYTMLDGNGNFANADGGAGGVSQRPDRVGDPNKAGPVAANPDCVAPDRIRTPAAWFNTCAFIDPGLGSFGSVGRNTIQAPGYTTWDMSVFKNFHMTERTNLEFRAEFFNVLNHTNFLFANSGPQNGNNATILGTSQQGALTAARTPRQIQFALKVSF from the coding sequence ATGAAGGGTTTGCGACCGTCTCGTTTTCTCATTTCCGTGATCATTTTCTCCTTGTGCCTGGCGCTTTCCGTGCCGGCCTGGGCGCAGAAGGACGCGGGCAGCATCGTGGGTACGGTAAAGGATGGCTCCGGCGCAGTTGTGGTCGCTGCGGAGGTCGAGGTCACCGACATCGAGCGCGGACAAACCTTCAAGACCACGACGGGCGAGTCGGGTGAGTACGTGGCCAGCCCGTTGCACGTCGGCCGATACAAAGTGACGGTGGCGAAGAGCGGCTTCAAGAAGGCTGTGTCGGAGACGGTGGAACTCAATATTCAAGGGCGCGTGGCGGTCAACGTTACGCTCCAACTCGGGCTTCTGACTGAGGAAGTGATCGTCACTGGCGCCGCGCCTTTGCTTGAAACCGAGACCTCGGAATTGGGTCAGGTCGTGGACCAGAAGCGCGTGAGCAACCTGCCGCTCAACGGCCGCAACTTTGCGCAGCTTGCTTTACTTAGCACCGGAACGGCGCCGAGCGAACCCGGCGCCCGCGACGAAGGTGGATACGGCTTCAGTGCCAACGGAGCGCGGTCACTGCAGAACAATTTCCTGCTCGACGGCGTGGACAACAATTCCAATTTGCCCGATCTGCTCAACGAAACCAATTTTGTGATTCAGCCACCGGTCGAGGCTCTGCAGGAATTTAAGGTCCAGACCAATGCGTACAGCGCAGAGTTCGGGCGCGGGAACGGGGCGATTGTCAACGCGGTCATCAAGTCGGGAACGAACCAGATTCACGGATCGGCGTGGCAATTTTTGCGCAATAACAAACTTGACGGCCGCAACTACTTCGACGATCCCACAAAGTCTGCTCCGCAATATCAGCAGAACCAATTTGGGGTGACCTTCGGCGGTCCGATTTATCTTGGGCATCTGTACGACGGGCGGAGTCGCAGTTTCTTCTTCGTGGACTACGAGGGCCTTCGCGTGCGGCAGGCGCAGACGCAGACCGCATTCGTGCCGCCGGCGGGATGGCGGACGGGAGACTTTTCCGACCTGATCGATTACACGAGCGTGACCGGCACCGATTGCAACGGCAGGCCAACTTACGCGGGAGAAATCTTTGATGCGCGGCTGGCGCAAGTGGGCATCGAGGGGCAGGCGGACTGTGGCGTCCCCTTTCAGTATGACGAGTCCGGCACGGCCCTGAATATTATTCCGGCAACTCCGGTAGTGGCGGGAGGCGGTTCGCTGGATCCGCTGGCGTTACGCTTAGCCGCACTTTACCCGGCCGCGGGACCGATCCAGTCGAGCGGCAACAACTATCTGGCGAATCCGGTTCGTGCCGAAACGCGCAACAACTTCGATGCCCGTGTGGACCAGAAGTTCTCCGACAAGGACAACGCGTTTTTCCGCTTCAGCTTCGAGCATCAACCAAGTTCGATTCCGGGTACGTTTGGAGGATTGGCGGACGGGGGTGGATTCTTCAGCGGCAACGAAGACTTTTCCTATCGCAGCATCGCCACCAGCTGGACACATGTTTTCAAGCCTGAACTGATCAACGAATTCCGATTGGGCTACAACCGGGTGAATGCGCAGCGTCTACAACTGAATGCCGACGTCAATGTGTCGGCTGATCCGAGTATCGACTTTCCCGGAGTTCCATTCTCGGCCGGGATCGGCGGATTGCCGCAGCTGGGATTCAGTGATGTGGCGACTTTGGGCAGTCCGACGTTTCTCCCATCGAAGGAACTGCAGAATTCCTACACCCTCTCTGAGAACATGACGTGGTTGCGAGGGCGGCATACCTGGAAATACGGGACGGAGATCCGGCGCGAGGAATTTACGATTTTTCAGCCGGCGGCGGCGCGCGGGTTTCTTGGTTTTGACAACACGCTCACCGACAATCCGGCCGCAATCGGCAACGGAGGCAGCGGATTCGCCTCGTTCATGGCCGGTCTCACAAACGGCGGTGGCATCAATAATCTCCACAACGTCGACTACTTCCGCAATACCTATGCGTTTTATGCGCAGGATGATTGGAAGGTCACTCCGAACCTGGTGCTGAATATCGGCTTGCGATACGAGCTGTTCGGAACCGTCTCGGAGCGATTCGACGATACGGGAAATTTTGACCTGAGCAATCCAACCGACCCCACCATCATCTTGCCGAAAGGGAAGGATGCGCAGTTGACACCTTTCATTTCGGGGTTCGTCAAAGTCAGCCCCACCGGGAGCCGTGGGTTGATCAACTCGGACCTGAATAATTTCGCCCCACGCTTCGGTCTGGCATGGCAGTTCGCGCCGAAGACGGTGCTGCGAGCGGGATTTGGCGTCTTTTATGGCGGACAAGAAAACGGGCCGTATTCAAATCCGAGCCCGGGCTTCAACCCGCCGTTCTTCGTCAATCAGTCGTTCGTCGCGCCGTGCAGCGCACCGTCCGCAAACGAAACATTGGATTGCCGGGTTGCGGGCATACCGTCATTGGCCTCCGGTTTTCCGAGCAGCGCCTTGACGGACCCCAACACTCCAGTATTCTTTTCCGTCGACAAGAACTTGCGAACCCCCTACATGCAACAGTGGCATCTTGGCTTTGAAAAAGAGTTGCCGGGGAACAGCGTGCTGGCTGTCACCTATGGCGGTTCGAAGGGGACCAAGCTCTACACCTTCTTCAATGGGAACCAGGCGTCGCCAACGACCGACTCGAATGCACCGACCGCGCCTCGTCGCCTCGTGAAGAGTACAGGGTGCACGCTGGATACGCCGGACAATTGCAGCCCGGTTTTTGATACTGGCATCGACTGGTTCCGATCGACGGGATCGTCGAACTACAACTCGCTGCAAGCGAGATTCGAAAAGCGCTTTTCCAAGGGATTGCAATTTGAAGCGTCGTACACATGGGCGCACTCGATCGATATCGCTTCGAATGCGAACCTGGGCCCAACTCAGAACAACAGCGACTTCCGTGACTACCGGAATGCGTCGGCGGAGCGGGGGAATTCGGACTTCGATGTTCGTCACCGTTTCGTGTTGAACTCGATCTATGAATTACCGTTCGGCCACGGCAGGAGGTTCTTAGGCCAGGCAAGCGGAATCGCAAATCAGGTCGCTGGTGGTTGGCAGGTCGCCAACATCCTCTCAATCTCAACGGGCAACTGGTACACGATGCTCGATGGCAACGGCAATTTTGCCAACGCTGACGGCGGGGCGGGCGGAGTCTCTCAGCGGCCTGACCGGGTGGGCGATCCGAACAAGGCGGGACCGGTAGCGGCAAATCCAGACTGCGTCGCGCCCGACAGAATTCGCACGCCTGCGGCCTGGTTCAACACTTGTGCCTTCATCGATCCAGGCCTAGGATCGTTCGGTAGTGTCGGACGAAATACGATTCAGGCGCCCGGCTACACGACTTGGGACATGTCGGTCTTCAAGAATTTTCATATGACCGAACGAACAAACCTGGAGTTCCGTGCGGAATTCTTCAATGTCCTGAACCACACCAACTTTTTGTTCGCGAACAGCGGCCCCCAGAACGGCAACAACGCGACTATTCTAGGGACGTCGCAGCAGGGTGCTCTCACCGCGGCGCGAACTCCACGGCAGATTCAGTTTGCCCTGAAGGTTAGTTTTTAG
- a CDS encoding alpha-galactosidase, protein MTNTRYFISVVILAVLPMGVRSTVQPNQSAAGAKPVAGESPYIQSQSLRIEFEKNMRSRVVARLKGKEVPLGAFSASETVQGKDSSWGNFALESQAHERITDGFGGGEKLTLTGASGSLRKILAVTIYDEFPSLAVFDVSYTNTGKSPLQVLGWSNNAYKIDAERNAAPIAFWSFQSASFERRPNWILPLHTGFVQQNYLGMNASDYGGGTPIIDVWRRDVGIGVGHVEPGPRLVSLPVSMPNARQAQVGVQYRHDQSLQPGDSFHTFRTFVTVHEGDYFQTLLTYRGYMSKLGFHMASTPDDGFGAIWCAWGYGRNFQPQQVYDTLPTVKRMGFKWVTLDDGWQNNYGDWQLDPKKFPRGDADIKAMVNRIHQEGFKAQLWWSPLSAVPNSKLLLDEPDLALKNKDGSRRKISWWNSYYLCPAQPRVVEYHKELVRKILVDWGFDGLKLDGQHMNGVPACYNPAHHHQRPEESVEALPNFFRDIYDAAQKAKPGSLVEFCPCGTSFSFFTMPHFNMSVASDPGSSYQVRSKGKTLKGLMGDDIPYFGDHVELSDGHDDFASTLGVGGVVGTQFVLPALVKKHGRFDLTPDHAKTFQKWMDIYRDKGLSRGQYLGTLYDIGFDLPETHVIRKDRKMYYAFFASNWKGNVELRGLNDRSYHVVDYVDGKDYGIVRGPVAKLSVSFSKHLLLEATPQ, encoded by the coding sequence ATGACGAATACGCGTTACTTCATTTCTGTAGTCATTCTTGCAGTATTGCCAATGGGCGTCCGATCCACAGTACAACCCAATCAGTCGGCTGCGGGCGCCAAGCCGGTCGCTGGTGAATCCCCGTATATCCAAAGCCAAAGCCTCCGTATCGAGTTTGAAAAGAACATGCGCAGCCGCGTGGTTGCGCGGTTGAAGGGCAAGGAAGTTCCCTTAGGCGCGTTCTCGGCATCAGAGACGGTCCAGGGAAAGGACAGTTCCTGGGGCAACTTCGCGCTGGAGTCGCAGGCGCACGAGCGCATCACCGACGGCTTTGGTGGTGGAGAGAAGCTTACTCTGACTGGCGCGTCCGGCTCGCTTCGCAAGATTCTGGCAGTCACGATTTATGACGAATTTCCAAGCCTTGCCGTCTTTGATGTCAGTTACACCAATACTGGGAAATCGCCGCTGCAGGTTCTCGGCTGGAGCAACAACGCTTACAAAATTGATGCAGAGCGCAACGCTGCCCCGATTGCATTTTGGTCGTTCCAGAGCGCTTCGTTTGAGCGCCGTCCGAACTGGATACTCCCGCTCCACACCGGCTTCGTTCAGCAGAACTATCTCGGCATGAATGCCAGCGACTACGGTGGCGGTACGCCGATCATCGATGTGTGGCGGAGAGACGTGGGGATTGGCGTGGGCCACGTTGAGCCGGGGCCGCGTTTGGTGTCCCTGCCAGTTTCCATGCCCAACGCGCGCCAGGCTCAAGTGGGTGTGCAGTATCGCCACGACCAATCCCTGCAACCCGGCGACAGCTTCCACACGTTTCGCACGTTCGTGACCGTACACGAGGGCGACTACTTCCAGACGCTCCTTACATACCGCGGATACATGTCGAAACTCGGTTTCCACATGGCATCAACTCCAGACGACGGCTTCGGAGCAATCTGGTGCGCCTGGGGATATGGGCGTAACTTCCAACCGCAACAGGTTTACGACACGCTCCCCACAGTCAAAAGGATGGGATTCAAGTGGGTGACACTCGACGATGGTTGGCAGAATAATTACGGCGACTGGCAACTCGATCCCAAGAAGTTTCCTCGCGGAGATGCCGACATCAAGGCGATGGTGAATCGCATTCACCAGGAGGGATTCAAAGCACAACTTTGGTGGTCGCCGCTGAGCGCGGTCCCGAATTCCAAGTTGCTCCTGGATGAACCTGATCTTGCCTTGAAGAACAAAGATGGATCGAGGCGAAAAATTTCGTGGTGGAATTCCTATTATCTCTGCCCCGCTCAGCCTCGCGTGGTGGAATATCACAAAGAACTAGTGCGCAAGATACTGGTCGATTGGGGATTTGACGGCCTCAAACTCGATGGCCAGCACATGAATGGCGTTCCGGCCTGTTATAACCCGGCTCACCATCACCAGCGCCCCGAGGAGTCGGTCGAGGCTTTGCCGAACTTTTTCCGCGATATCTACGATGCCGCACAAAAAGCCAAGCCCGGATCACTCGTGGAGTTCTGTCCTTGCGGTACCTCGTTCTCTTTCTTCACCATGCCGCATTTCAATATGTCGGTTGCTTCCGATCCGGGAAGCTCATACCAGGTTCGTTCCAAGGGCAAGACACTCAAAGGGCTCATGGGAGATGACATCCCTTACTTTGGCGATCACGTTGAGCTGAGCGATGGTCACGACGATTTTGCTTCCACGTTGGGCGTGGGAGGAGTAGTTGGCACGCAGTTTGTGCTGCCCGCTCTAGTGAAGAAGCACGGCCGATTTGATCTCACGCCGGACCACGCGAAGACTTTTCAGAAGTGGATGGATATTTATCGCGACAAAGGCCTGTCGCGCGGCCAATATCTTGGCACGCTCTACGATATCGGTTTTGATCTGCCCGAAACGCACGTCATCCGCAAAGACCGCAAGATGTACTACGCGTTCTTTGCCAGCAATTGGAAAGGCAACGTGGAACTGCGCGGCCTCAACGATCGTTCGTATCACGTCGTGGACTACGTCGACGGCAAGGACTACGGAATTGTTCGCGGTCCGGTCGCGAAGCTATCCGTGAGCTTCTCCAAACACCTGCTGCTGGAAGCAACACCACAGTAG
- a CDS encoding class II D-tagatose-bisphosphate aldolase, non-catalytic subunit, with protein sequence MSREITFTNIEKQDQNAHSLDPSARLQDVLRRNRESKKGGVYAVCSAHPQVIAAAIQQSIEDGTVLHVESTSSQVNQFGGYTGQTPEKFAQWIRGVAARAGLPSERVLLGGDHLGPFPWRNETANSAMEKACELVRQCVLSGYHKIHLDASMACADDGEAGLQEQVVAERAAILCEVAEKATRELPPGSPRVVYVIGTEVPAPGGELLEAHAPETTKVEDVHRTLEIFQRAFTERNLASAWERVVGLVVQPGVEFGSDVVFAYDRAKTRSLSAALSTHSGVVYEAHSTDYQSPTGLEQLVQDHFAILKVGPWLTFAYREAVLALTAIEHELLATRSSRRPSRVREALEKAMLRNPIHWRSYYRGSEEEISRQLIYSYSDRCRYYWNEPSVQEEIGRLMGNLAVQAIPPTLVSQFLPLEYEAIRSGQLQANPEMLIRNHVREVLRVYARACAG encoded by the coding sequence TTGAGCAGGGAGATCACTTTCACGAATATTGAAAAGCAGGACCAGAACGCGCATAGCCTCGATCCGAGCGCTCGGCTTCAGGATGTATTGCGCCGCAATCGAGAGTCGAAAAAAGGCGGCGTATACGCCGTCTGTTCCGCCCACCCGCAAGTGATCGCGGCGGCGATCCAGCAATCCATCGAGGACGGGACGGTTTTGCACGTCGAGTCGACTTCGAGCCAGGTAAACCAATTTGGCGGCTACACTGGGCAGACTCCTGAGAAGTTCGCGCAGTGGATCCGGGGCGTCGCCGCACGCGCTGGATTGCCTTCCGAACGGGTCTTGCTGGGCGGAGACCATCTCGGTCCTTTTCCGTGGCGAAACGAAACCGCAAATTCTGCAATGGAGAAGGCCTGCGAACTTGTGCGCCAGTGCGTGCTCAGCGGATATCACAAGATTCATCTCGATGCGAGCATGGCCTGCGCCGATGATGGAGAAGCGGGCTTACAAGAACAAGTCGTCGCGGAGCGAGCCGCTATCCTGTGTGAAGTTGCGGAAAAGGCAACTCGCGAACTGCCGCCAGGTTCTCCCCGTGTCGTCTACGTGATCGGAACCGAAGTGCCCGCCCCGGGCGGCGAGTTGCTTGAAGCACATGCTCCAGAGACAACCAAAGTTGAGGACGTCCATCGAACTCTGGAGATTTTCCAACGCGCGTTTACGGAACGGAATTTGGCTTCCGCCTGGGAAAGGGTAGTCGGGCTGGTCGTGCAGCCCGGAGTCGAGTTCGGCTCGGATGTGGTGTTCGCCTACGATCGTGCGAAGACGCGATCCTTGTCCGCGGCGCTATCAACCCACTCCGGTGTCGTTTACGAAGCGCATTCTACGGATTACCAATCTCCGACAGGTCTCGAACAGCTGGTGCAGGACCACTTCGCAATTCTTAAAGTGGGCCCCTGGTTGACGTTTGCATATCGAGAGGCGGTCCTGGCTTTGACCGCAATCGAGCACGAGTTGTTGGCAACGCGGTCTTCACGCCGGCCATCGCGAGTGCGCGAAGCATTGGAAAAAGCAATGTTGCGCAACCCCATTCATTGGCGATCGTATTATCGCGGCAGCGAAGAAGAGATAAGCCGGCAGTTGATTTATAGCTACAGTGATCGCTGCCGATATTATTGGAACGAGCCCTCGGTTCAGGAAGAGATTGGCCGGCTCATGGGCAATCTCGCCGTGCAGGCGATTCCCCCAACCCTGGTGAGCCAGTTTCTGCCTTTGGAGTATGAAGCGATACGAAGCGGACAACTTCAGGCCAATCCTGAAATGCTGATCCGTAACCATGTGCGCGAAGTGCTGCGCGTTTACGCCAGAGCCTGCGCAGGTTGA
- a CDS encoding sigma-70 family RNA polymerase sigma factor produces MASTGFAFSNIAERGDNSSTDVLFSTLYSELHRMAKRELARQWGPPSLSVTTLLHEAYLDISGRDGASFPDQARFMGYAARVMRGLIIDHARRRTATKRGGEFEITSLEIDVADDFADARQLSSISDSLDELARIEPELAEVVDLKFFCGFSFAEIGALHKVSERTVQRQWEKARIYLHRSIRADLPI; encoded by the coding sequence GTGGCGTCTACAGGTTTTGCTTTCAGTAACATCGCCGAGCGAGGCGACAATTCATCAACAGATGTTTTGTTTAGTACTTTGTATTCCGAGTTGCATCGGATGGCGAAACGCGAGCTGGCGCGGCAATGGGGTCCGCCAAGTCTGAGTGTTACCACTCTGCTGCATGAAGCCTATCTGGACATTTCCGGACGCGATGGCGCGTCCTTTCCGGATCAGGCTCGCTTCATGGGATATGCTGCACGAGTGATGCGCGGATTGATCATCGATCATGCACGCCGCCGCACCGCCACCAAACGTGGTGGAGAGTTCGAGATTACATCGCTTGAAATCGATGTTGCGGACGATTTCGCCGACGCCAGGCAACTCTCCTCGATCAGCGATTCGCTGGATGAACTGGCGAGGATCGAGCCTGAACTTGCGGAGGTAGTGGATCTGAAGTTCTTCTGCGGATTTTCTTTCGCCGAAATCGGCGCTCTGCACAAGGTGTCGGAGCGGACCGTGCAGAGACAATGGGAAAAGGCGCGCATCTATCTCCACCGCAGCATTCGTGCGGACCTGCCTATTTGA